From the genome of Haloterrigena sp. KLK7, one region includes:
- the larC gene encoding nickel pincer cofactor biosynthesis protein LarC — protein sequence MQVLAFDGRMGASGDMILAALLDAGADPDVLEAVTDGLAVEYEIDETVKCGISSTTVDVFLTDDSATDPNGHDADEASHGQNADEADHGHDDDHAGRDHDGSDHHAHEHGDDGHDHAHEDERSDGDGVRAEGHGPHRSYREVRDIVAGMDLEPAVERDALAIFELLGEAEADVHGESIEEIHFHEVGADDAIADVVGAALLVDDLEPDRIVTTPLATGGGSVSMSHGEYPVPTPAVVGIAERADWSLRGGPVDAELLTPTGAAILGHFADGVDALPSLDLHGVGYGAGGYDLDPHPNVLRVLVGDGGGRGELVKDDIAVLETNLDDATPEVLGGLQETLANAGARDVSILPATMKKSRPGHLVKVICKPADRKRVARALAEETGTLGVRDAGATHRWIANRAFETVELEIDGEQYVVAVKVASDADGEVYDVSAEYDDALGVTRETGLAVREVLRRAETVARESIEIEASGDEGRSREE from the coding sequence ATGCAAGTCCTCGCGTTCGACGGCCGCATGGGCGCAAGCGGTGATATGATCCTCGCCGCCTTGCTCGATGCCGGCGCCGACCCCGACGTCCTCGAGGCCGTGACGGACGGCCTCGCCGTGGAGTACGAGATCGACGAGACGGTCAAGTGCGGGATCTCGTCGACGACGGTCGACGTGTTCCTGACCGACGATTCGGCGACGGATCCCAACGGGCACGATGCGGACGAGGCGTCTCACGGTCAGAACGCCGATGAGGCGGACCACGGTCACGACGACGATCATGCCGGCCGCGATCACGACGGGAGCGACCACCACGCACACGAGCACGGCGACGACGGCCACGACCACGCCCACGAGGACGAACGGTCTGACGGAGACGGCGTCCGCGCCGAGGGCCACGGCCCCCACCGGAGCTACCGCGAGGTCCGCGACATCGTCGCGGGGATGGACCTCGAGCCGGCGGTCGAACGCGACGCGCTCGCGATCTTCGAACTGCTCGGCGAGGCCGAGGCCGACGTCCACGGCGAGTCCATAGAGGAGATCCACTTCCACGAGGTCGGTGCCGACGACGCCATCGCCGACGTGGTCGGTGCCGCCCTGCTCGTCGACGACCTCGAGCCCGACCGGATCGTCACGACGCCGCTCGCGACGGGCGGCGGCAGCGTCTCGATGAGCCACGGCGAGTACCCCGTTCCGACGCCGGCCGTCGTCGGGATCGCCGAACGCGCGGACTGGTCGCTTCGCGGCGGTCCCGTCGACGCCGAACTGCTGACGCCCACCGGCGCGGCGATTCTGGGTCACTTCGCCGACGGCGTCGACGCACTTCCCTCGCTCGACCTCCACGGAGTGGGCTACGGCGCCGGCGGCTACGACCTCGATCCACACCCCAACGTCCTCCGGGTGCTGGTCGGCGACGGCGGCGGCCGCGGCGAACTCGTGAAGGACGATATCGCCGTCCTCGAGACGAACCTCGACGACGCGACCCCGGAGGTGCTCGGCGGCCTCCAGGAGACCCTTGCCAACGCGGGCGCGCGTGACGTGTCGATACTTCCGGCGACGATGAAGAAGTCCCGGCCCGGCCACCTCGTCAAGGTGATCTGCAAGCCCGCGGATCGGAAACGGGTGGCTCGGGCGCTGGCCGAGGAGACGGGCACGCTCGGCGTGCGGGACGCCGGGGCGACCCACCGCTGGATCGCGAATCGGGCGTTCGAGACGGTCGAACTCGAGATCGACGGTGAGCAGTACGTGGTCGCTGTGAAGGTCGCGAGCGACGCGGACGGCGAGGTCTACGACGTCAGTGCGGAGTACGACGACGCGCTCGGAGTGACTCGAGAGACGGGGCTGGCGGTTCGGGAGGTTCTCCGGCGGGCCGAGACGGTGGCCCGCGAATCGATCGAAATCGAGGCGAGCGGTGACGAGGGACGCAGCCGGGAGGAGTGA